tcaccttcatttggcaaaaaaaaagaggcaagtaattgtgattttctgttatttgcataattaattagaattaattagaagaaattattttacacataaTAAGAAAAATTACTAGATGAATTGATACACATCAATTAAGCATTCTctcacctttccattgatacctaaattacttcatagggctcaaaaacaaagaagttagagcctgttgaagacttgggttcaaaatggtcacaaaaatgacaaaatggtcacaaaaatcgATTCTGTACTCCATTGACTTTACATTAAgacaatgaccacaaatttggatgaatatgtgcgacttaaactggaataactttataatttctttatgaaaactaaagttcttggtatcattttaaaggtctTTTTAATTTAAGAGCTTTCAagtgataccaaatttattcatatttgatgattttcattttttttgtcacatacctacactgtgatgccactacgtcattaagagagaagttatgacaggttcggagctgtcataaatatttagtcagGTTGTTGTCCCTGATCTtggcaaagagggcttcgtAAACgattagcggacaagtagctcacttcACTATCATTTAAATAATTAATAGATTTATCATGActatctttccttcattccaatccatttctttctttcttctctcgatttctctctttcttttttaatccatcaaaaaaatcaattctggaGCCTAAAAAGTATAAATGGTTTGACTTTGAACGCGATCAGAATCAATCTCGAAATCGTGTTTTGGAGACCAGCCGATGTTTGAGCCGGATCGTAAAATCACCGACGAATTGACCCGGTACTGGCGGGTTGACAATTGGTGAAACTCCGTAGTCTGCACTTCACCGCAGTccagatagaaaaataaaaatttcaagataCGGTACGGTACCGGTACTCACCATTTTCCGAATCAAGTAGGCATGCATGTTCTGATTCAAGATGACCATTTTCTATCGCTTCTTTCCTATCATCATCTAAATGGGAATACTTGAAATCTGATAGTTCTATTTCATCCATGATTTCTCAAGTCACGGGAGCATGCATCTGGTGGTGGCCAACTAGAGTTCTCGACCGGCGCGGCTATCCGAGGCCGAGGCCAGCCGCGCCCGCCGCTCCGCGATCCGGTGGCCACGGTCTCCGAGCAAGTGATCTTCCCGCGTGTAGGAGTCCACAACTATTTTGTAGTTTTGGAAAATATGCACtattaaaatacatataatcTAATGATAAACCTCCGGTGATAACCATGGCCTCCTGTGATCTTCATCTATATTATGGATCCCCCCTCAAAAATCCTGATGGGGCCGGGTGATCATGCCCTAATTGGATgcccatgggggggggggggtctggtgGGTATAGCAGTTAGCCAAAATTGTCTTCATTATAttcaaagaaaaacaagagGGGAGACTAATTCCCATCCTCTCTTCTAAGGGGGAAAGGGGGGGAACATTCTAATTTGTGTATAAATTTTGGTCGACCGGTGCATGGGTCATCAGGCCCGGGGGGTCAGGAGGATtgcacccctccccctctataaAATGATGGGATCCTGCCCCTTCAACTTGGTTACCCTTAATTTCCCATCTCCTATTTTTTCTTGAGCTCCATCTCTTGTTTACCTCCTGACTTTTGTAACACGTTTCAGTCTTCATATAGTTATCagtctttatttatttctcctATATTCTCTCCCCACATCTTTTTCCCCCTTATGCGtgatctccctctttctctcttcctcatGTCCCGGGCTAATGTCATTCTCTCTCATACCCTTTCTAAAAAGAAATTCCTTCTCTCATCTCTCTCCCTTGATCCCCCATCCGTTCTCACTCCTATTTCCTACTCTCTCTCACTTTATCCTGCCCTTCCCCCATCTATctcccttcttccccctctcaTCTGCAGGCACAGTccgattgaaactttgatcaaaaagttcGTCTCCctgcacatacaaaacttgctgtttcaagggccttcagtacacaaggcaggagtaggctgcacattcagtcCCTTAACTCAAGTggagggtttgcacagcagacttcCCCTCTCTCACTTTATCCtgcctttctccctctctctcactttaACCTGCCCCCCTTCTATCTTCCTCCTTCCTTCCTACCCATCTATTACTCATATTTTCTCTCCCACTCTATCTTCTCTTTCTGCTTTTGAAtacctttctttattattaactGCTTCCTAAGATTATTATCTCTTTTATCTTTGTTTTCTCTATTAGTATTTTGGACTTATTACATAAATACGATGGAAACTCATGCAGATAGgatttatttacaatttttatctTCTTCCAGATAACAATTTACATATCTACAACAGTATATAGTAAGaaatctcggggggggggggggagggggtaggctACTCGGTATAAATATATCTTACGTATGTGGCACAGTCAAGACCCCAATTTTCAGTCTAAATATCGGGTCCAGAGCATCATCAATTCAGAAAGCCATACAAATTCTTATTTTCCCCGTTCCAGAGACCCTCAAATTTGTGGTTTCTTGTTCCAGTGCACACCCATCATGAACTACTCGGCCGGTCAGAGTGGCAAGCTCGATCAGCGTGGAGCCATAGTGCTAAGCCGCCGAAACTCCCTGCGACCACAGCTAGCTAGTGCTGTAGCCTGATATGAATCTAGCAAGACGCACATGATAATGAGTTCAGGAGACCCCCTTTTTTTATGTGGTCAGTTCAAGAacattgcatttttagcaatcatTGATCCAAAAGCCGTTCCGGAGACCCCCTCATTTTAAGACCAAGATTTAATTCCGGGGCCCTTATTTCGACTTTGGTGTGGCAAAtaggtatcatgttataattcAAGTACCCCCCCCCATATACATTGTAGATACAGCTGCATGCACTTCTATATATTTCTTACAAACCgggtgtgtgtttcataaagtcattCTGAGAGTTAAGCTtgactttacaaacagctttatgaaacacccactagCAGACTTAGGTCTGTATATCAACCTCAAATCAACACCTAGGACTGGTCCATATTTCTATCAAATTCAAGTGAACTGAAGCAAACTTCTTATCAAGGTGAaatagcgagttttcgcaaTAGCAAAAGGGACAGATTCTAGAACATAATTagtaaatgcattgaaaatgcctgtaaaatcacaatgaacagatGAAAGGCCTTTGTCAAAAAATGGTGAAccaagtgggtgtttcataaagctgttcataagagcgactttaagaacgactggtgatcctttcttgttgtaaatggtatattcattggcgatggtttagcgtgtaagaaaggatcaccagtcgatcTTAAAGTCGCTGTTAACTTACgaccagctttatgaaacacccaccatgACAGCATATCGTCTTAAGATTCAGAGCTGACAAAAcaatgcaaatatgtcgtttgtccagagataaggatgaaactgctgttttgattcaccaattttcaacGAAGACTGCTTTGTCGTGAcaggcttttgacaatagattctctacgttccagaaagcaTCTGCGTAATGGTTGCAGAAACTCTCTACTGATAGTTATGCTACCCAAGTGATAACAATATTCAAATAGAATAGTATGAAGAAAATTCAAGAGAAACATAAGGGTCATTCTATCTGGATTCACCCGGTGGttgcacccgaccctctcagtttttgttgtaaattggtacacataaaattcccCATGGCCCaagcacaaaacaaaacaaaattagtcCAATCGGTACGTCGGTTCTCGTGCTATGacccgcccttttctccttgtagCGGGAGAACCGACGGACCGATTGgactaattattttgttttgtgctTGGGCCATGgggaattttatgtgtaccaaattACAACGAATTCTGAGAGGGTCGGGTCCAAAATTGCACATTGATTGGgtgaattggcatggaatgacccATAAGTTGTTAGCTTGTTCTGAAAACAAGTGCACTGAATGACATGTACAGATGTTGCTGGAGGGACTGCCCAACTTTTTCAATCTTTTCACATTTACTCGCCAGCAATGATACAGACTGAATAACTGTTGTGTCACATCAATCAAACATATCTAAGATTGGTACACCTATATGGTGGAAAGGGTATAAATTCAAAGACAATATCTGCCATCAGATGTGCATGTAAAGTTCCAGTTAATAGTAATATTAAATGCAGATTAGAATATCCACTGGTCCATTTGAAGAGAGTACTGAATCGAAGACGTCTACAAGCAGAAGTGCATGTAAAGTTCCAGTAAAGAATGGTAAATTCAGAGAACAATGTTCACTTGTTCCACGTGAAAAGAgcagtctgcaggcacagaccctgattgaaactttgaaaaacaagtgggcctccacgcaaagactagcataTTTAAAACTTGCTGGGGGGGGGCCTTCAGTTACACAAGGCattataggctgcacattcagacccttatcTAGAGTGAAGAGTTCGCACAGCAGACTATGTCTACAAGCAGAAGTGCATGGGAAGTTCCAGATAAGAATGAAGGTATGATGGCCAACTCAGTCATTAATTCTTTTAACAATTCCTTTTACCACCTGCTTTAGAGTCAATGTCCACTTGTCCATGAGAAGAGAGTACCACCTCAAAGACAATGTCTGCAAGCAGAAGTGTATGTGAAGTTCCAGTTAAGAATGAATGTTTGACAGCCAACTCAGTCAATCAttcttttcacatttcattttcacacCTGGCTTAGAATTGATGTCCACTTGCCCATGTGAAGAGAGTCCCAGCTCGAAGACAATGTCTGCAAGCAGAACTGCATGATAAGTTCCAGTTTTTTTATGGTAAATAATGCAGATTAGAAGAATGTCCACTTGCCCATGTGAAGAGAGTACCAGCTCGAAGACAATGTCTGCAAGCAGAAGTGCATGTAAATTTCCAGTTAAGACTGGAAGCGTTTAGTTTTCACACCTGCTTTTGAGCCAACGTCTACTTGTCCATGTGAAGAGAGTACCAGCTCAAAGACAATGTTTGCAAGCAGAAGTGCATGGAATGCTGCCATCAAGAATGAAGGTTTGATGGCCACCTCAGTCATTCTCTTCACGTTTCCTTTTCACACCTGCCTTCATGTCGATGATAACTGGTTTGACATCAGGCTTGACATCGCTTTGATTACTGGAGGTACCTGTATGGACAGAAAAGAATTACTTTGTAAATAAAACAATGTTTATGAGAATAATATTACTCATACAATGTTGCATCTTTAGATAATTCATAAGGTGCTCGAATAGAGACCCCAATTTTCTGTTTCCTGAAATGCCAGTTCTGTGCTTTGGTGACATGCACAAAACATtactccccccccaaaaaaaaaaatacacatgggCTCAAGACCGTagattgtgaaaagtagcccccgaaaattATTTTCCCCCTGAGGCCAATAACTATCACACAATTTATGTTTCATAATACATGTGCGCAAGGTGCGCCCATATTGTGACGTCATGCATCTGTGTCAATCCAGAGATTGGTTGGCCGCTGTGTACTCTACACCATACATCACTCACAGTGGGTCACTTCAAGTTcaatgttgaccttttggtgttggtgttacaATATAGGTCAATCTTCACATGACTATAACACAGAGCTTCAAACTCTTCCCAAAATCCAGGAAATTCCGGGAAGTTTTGCTATTTTCCAAGATCATTTCGGGAAGTGAGCAATTCCGGGAAGTTTCCATTTCCaagaatgatatttttttctgaatattatgtcaaaatctatctcaaAATGGGAtctttgtaatgaaaatgtcaacatttttgctcgcttgcttcgTTCGCAATTCTTTTGCCCGATATACGTCTTTAGTCATATTTcgcccctcaaaatgtttgtctCATTACAGCACTGGGCcctatatttcatcttttttgtgTATAGAAGAGAAGTACAACATCTTACGAAAGACTGGAGAACATTTGTAAAATTCTgagatattttgtaaaattgcaGTAATTTTCAGAGTCAATTCCAggatgttttgttttgaaaagtggaagcacaGCTATAACACCAAACATGAAAAAAAGATGGTCCTGAAAGTCACTCACTAGGTGTTAAGCTGTCAATATTGTGATCTGGATTATTTGGGTAAACTcagaataagttttggagctaagAAACGCAATCAAAATTGTGTGATTccacaccaacaccaacaccagactTAATATCATCCAGTGTTTCTCTTTTAAAGCCATCACAAACATTACTAGTACTTCAACACAACACTCTTTCCTGCATTTAGGATTCATCATTCagtaaaataatcattaaacacTTCAACTGTCACTCGCGGCAGGTGCTATATTTTATTAACAGGTCTCTCATGATAATGAACGTTGATGGCACATGCATTCTGAAATGCAAAAATGTGACCATCACCcccaaaaacaacaaaaagtcgtccaaaattaattttgaggATTTCATAGAGTTTGAAGTGCACATCCTCATTTTATAACCCACATATGTACTCGATTGAAGGCAAAAGAAACTCAGCAAGAGCTTCAAAATATCAGGAGAAAACAATGTTTGAAGTTCAGGGTTCACTCAAACATGAGATGTGCACTGTGCATCCTCAGTTAAACTTCCAAGTAGTCCACAAAACTGATGTCAAAGAGCCctcttgtattttgttttatattcaacTTTAGAACTTGAAGTCTGACAGTATGAAGACAAAAAATAactctttcagataagctaattttctatttttttgctttggctatttacagggttccatgacatttgctccggcgacaattgctccgatggaaaatctacacATGAAgtgaaacataaaacctaacctccaaaactgaATAAACCCTAATCGTAATCATTacaatattctgaaccaaaaactgtATTACAATCCTATCTCTAATCCTATGCCCTCTGTGATATTAtgaccggagcaattgtcgcacgagcaaatgttgtgtcaccattTACAGAGACCATTCCCGGAAGACTTATTATTGGTATTAGGGTGGCTGCTCACAATTTATCACATTGTATGACTTACCTTTTAAACTACTGCCTAGTCCAGAGATGATATTAATGGCTGGTTTACTGACAGTTGGTGACTGAGTGACCATGGTGTAGGATGAACTACTACTCTTCAGACTGAACGAAGAACTCTTGGAGACGATGGAGAAAGTAGGACTTGGTTTGGAACCTATACCTGAAGCATCAAAACGATAATCTAATGGTAACAATGGACAATGAATTGCATGGACTAAGCTGACCATTCTGAGGTGTTTGATTATTgcttaaaggccaccgcacaccttaccactgttcgcgatccgatttttgaacaaatcgcattttgttcattttctgaaaatgtgaatggaacatatcattttatttgaggttaaaattaattgaaagtatactaatatcacaattttgaaagattgcaagcctttattttggagtaaaggccaaattagtttcaaatcatagccaatcgtacgactgctatgaaatcattacgactagatattaaattcgcttttattctaagaaggatgatagcatagtcacagatttgaacataggtattcgtatgatgatttcgaacattacacagtaaatattccaagtctcaatattagcatcaaattctactacatttttttctgaaatcgggtcacagaccagtcgtaaggtgtgcggtcgcctttaagTGGCCCAAACATGGGTATTTGTGTGCTATTTAAAGGGCTTTGTCACAGAAAGGAAAAGGGGCTATATCAAATTACCTTTGGATTGGATTGGAGTGTCAGTAGTaaagctaaagccagggtaataataataatgatgataacaataataacaacaataataataattataataataattataacaacatacaatagattatttctagatagatggtgctatataaataccaataattaatataataaaGGAAAATCTCCATTAAACGATGGAAATATAAATTTTTCCTTTGGCGGGTGGGGGCAGCGGCAAGGGCGGACAGCTCTGAATGACAAGCTCTACTAAAAAACAGAGTAGCCAGAAAAATATTACATCGTAAATAAGTGATGTAAACActataatatttcattaataaagGTAAAAGGGTCCATACTACTTACTTGAGCCAAGAGATAATCTGGGGGGTAGTGTCAAAGTGGGCTGCAAGAAATCAAAAAAGTGATAtaatgtgtaataataataataatatataaatttatagagCACAGAAACTATTCCATAAAGTATATATTCTACTGCGCTTCATGGGACTTGTTATTGATTAAATAGACGTGTTTTGAGCTTTGATTTAAAGTTGTTTACGGATGGTGCTTTCCTAACTTCCAGGGGTAAGCTATTCCAGAGCTTGGGGTCTACACGAGCAAATGCTCGATCACCTAAGCTTTCCTTTTGTTTTGAAGGATGGAATCTGTAAAAGCAGAGGATCTGTTGAACTGCGCAAATTGCGACCATGATTACTGGTTTTATACCTCAATAATTCTGTAATGTAAGACATCGTACAGTGTTGGAAGCAGAGTTGTGCTCCTCGAGGATATGATTAACCTTGAAGAAATGGCCTTGGCCTTGTCCTTTGATGTAGGTCCTTAGACAAGGCAAGGGGGCTGTTTCACACAGAGATAAATATTTAGGAGTCTTGAATAGAATGGATATTTCAGAACTGATACTGGTTCTCACAAAGTTTGATCAGTCCAAATTTAGTGCAGCCTAGTGACTACAAAATGTGTCCTGCATGTGCGAAATTCTTCATTGTCACCACATATCCCAACTCAATGGCTTTTAATACGTCATTTATTGGCTTTCTCGTTGTGTTTATATTTCCATGGAATGTTGTAAGTCGGTGTCTGTTCACTTACTCTCTTATGAGGTGGTTTGAGTCTGTAGTTGCAAGAAGACAGGCAGTATCTATCTGGTGGTAATCTGGGTCCATTGTGAGGTTTAATGGCTGGCAGAGGACTGCTATTCTTCTGCTTGGCTATCTCCATCAAGAACTgcaggaaagaaaagaaaactttcATGATAATACTATGAAGCATGTATTAAGTCAAAGTATGCGGATAACTTAGATAACCTGGTTATCCATGACtgcacttccattgacacaTTTCAATGCTTCCTTAAGATGCGTCTGTTCAATGCTTCCTTTTCTTAATTGTTCCTTAATTTATCTTTCTATTTGTactgttctctctctctctttctttctttctttcactgcaCCTTGGGCACattacagagtggatttggcactATACAAATCACATTTATTAGTATTATAACTTTGTGCCTGGAAACAAATTGCTGTTTCCAAGAATTAGAACCTTTTAGATACATCTGGGTCCCATAACACGAAGAtcagcgattaatcgtacgattttcatgattaattgtacattgtagtcatgCAATCGAttatagaaaaatgttctacaatgATTGCTAAGTATTGTATTACAGGCCACAGACTGCTATATGCAGGATCTTCCCAAAATGATTCATCTGCGCTTTGTGCTTcatatgaaaatttgtattgctCTTAAATTATCATGGTTACAGTAGTTTGTGAAGtaaaaattttaaataaacagAGGTTGGATTTTATGATTTTCCCATGTGCCAATCCAAATGATGAAGCAGCTTTTCTTAAAACAAGTAGCGTTAATTATCCCTTTAAGCCTTACCTCTCTAGGGGGCGGTGTTGTAAATGAATGATCTAATCTGGTCTGAATTGCCAATTTGATGTCTTCGACATCAATGTCCCTCCTTCCTGCGTGTCCGCTGTACACTTGAGAATCATCCAAGACATCCGTCACATACCCTGGTGATATATCAGAGAAAAAACAGATATGCAGTCAAATATGTTATTTGCAACAGGGGAAAAATTACACCAGGGCTCGGGTTGATGTTGCTTTCATCCAAGACATCCGTCACATACCCTGGTGATATGTCAGAGAAAAAACAGATATGCAGTCAAATATGTTATTTACAACAGGGGAAAAATTACACCAGGGCTTTGGTTGATGTTGCTTTCATCCAAGACATCCGTCACATACCCTGGTGATATGTCAGAGAAAAAACAGATATGCAGTCAAATATGTTATTTACAACAGGGGAAAAATTACACCAGGGCTTTGGTTGATGTTGCTTTCATCCAAGACATCCGTCACATACCCTGGTGATATGTCAGAGAAAAAACAGATATGCAGTCAAATATGTTATTTGCAACAGGGGAAAAATTACACCAGGGCTTTGGTTGATGTTGCTTTCACCCCCAAAATTGTCTAAAGTGCCCTGAAAAATCCTGAATCACTGCAGTGTTAAAGCTTATaaatccaatgttgcagatttatgAAGCagattgtgaaaagtagcccctgaaaatgaaatactattCTTTGCCTGCCTCATGGTAGTAATCTAATCATTATACGCTGTACCAATGAAATTTGAAGGGTATCAAGTTCTTGAAGAAACTTACAAGCATAAAGTTATTTTGTTTGGAAAAAACACATTGATCATGTTTGTAACAAAGTTCTAAAATGTATTGGGAGTTCTGTACAGACTTAAGGATTTTTGCCCCTCAGCGTATTACTTAATATTTATTATTCTATATTATTTCACCATCTTAACTATTGTAATATTATTTGGGGTAACacctttaaatcaaatttatctaaattgcttattttacaaaagaaagctGTTTGTTTGTTAACAAATTCTCATTATATGAGTCAAGTGCACCACTTTTTGTTAAACACAAGGTGTTACctttatttgatttaattcatttaaaggcatggtccgggctgaaagtatttatagcttaataaatagagtagaattcactgagcaaaatgccgaaattttcatcaaaatcggataacaaataacaaagttattgaattttaaactaaaagattagcaatattttgtgaaaacagtcgtcatgaatattcattaggtgggctgatgatgtcacatctccacttgttcttttgtattttgttatatgaaataaggtttattcaaattttttccaccaagaactagaaaaattggattgacaactgatttagtgcattagatatttattgctgcaacttatttcattataagggagacatattattcacacaagtatgaaataatgaaaaaattatgattttatgtaataacataagaaaacggaaagtggagatgtgacatcatcaacccacctaatgaatattcatgacgactgttattcacaaaatattgctaaactttaaacttcaataactttattatttgttattcgattttgatgaaattttcagcattttgctcagtgaattctactctatgtattaaattataaatattttcagcccggaccatccctttaaatacaTGGATTTTCATGTTTAAATTTCACAAAGCCACCCTTCCAGAAAATTTCTCCCCAATCTTTCAAACTCTCAAATTCATAATTACCCTACTAGACAACATATCAACTTACGTATTcctttttctaaaattaattttattcgTAATTCGATCAGATATATCGGGGTGAAAGAATGGAATTCTCTCACATATGATATCAAAAAACAGCACAACATTCGCGATTTAAGTCACTATCAAAgtcattttttgttcaattattTAAACAACTCCAATCCCCCCATGtaattgtattttatcattttttttcttgtcttatcTTCTATTCTATCTTCTGTGTTGTTTTTGCATTGTGTGAtgatgtgtgggtgtgtgtgtttattcataaccttttttttacccattatattttgtattattttgttggtatcatgttatttctgtaaatattttgatgttttttttaatggtcaataaattgaaattgaaattaggTTTCAATTGTTATGATACATTGTATTCTCCATCTTTTGTGTATTTTGTGCATTTGAAAGCCAATTTCTTTGTAAGCTTGCATGAATGCATCAACCAATTAAATATAATTGAATCCTGAAtctaatatctgaaaaatgttTTCGCCCATCCGATAAAAAAGTCTGGAGTATTGTGACCCAGAAGCAAATTACATGAAAGGGTGTAGCCTAGACCTACTTTGCATCATTCATAAAGGAACTTTTTCACATTGAAACACCTTTCCATTCTTTGATTCTTATTTGCTTTCCATACAAACaactattaatatatatattattccaaatacaaatataaatcagATACAAATTAAGGGAtcaacattttaaagaaaagcaGTACAAAAATTGAGCCTAGCATTAGgctacaaagaaaacaaaaaaattgttaatagGAATAATAGTGTAAAGTCAGTAGTCTAGTGAGTCTACAGTCTAGAGAACGCGCGCATCACTCATATAACCTAATAGGATCTTCTGCCCAGAGTCTGATTATGGGGAACAAAAGAGCTCAACGTCCCAAACTTAAAGGATGCGTCAGAGTATAATTTCATACCctcaaaactttgcaacatcATTCTAAAGAGaaattgaatagaaagatgatgaaaattgtccaaaatacattttcaaagtcttttgTCAGATCTAGATCTTTATTCTCAAACtcatacaatattttaaaaataattagcTCAACAGCGATTTTG
This region of Lytechinus pictus isolate F3 Inbred chromosome 16, Lp3.0, whole genome shotgun sequence genomic DNA includes:
- the LOC129279395 gene encoding transcription initiation factor TFIID subunit 9-like → MASSNKTQPRDAEIMTAILKDMGVTDYEPRVINQMLEFAYRYVTDVLDDSQVYSGHAGRRDIDVEDIKLAIQTRLDHSFTTPPPREFLMEIAKQKNSSPLPAIKPHNGPRLPPDRYCLSSCNYRLKPPHKRPTLTLPPRLSLGSSIGSKPSPTFSIVSKSSSFSLKSSSSSYTMVTQSPTVSKPAINIISGLGSSLKGTSSNQSDVKPDVKPVIIDMKAGVKRKREEND